A single Rhodothermales bacterium DNA region contains:
- a CDS encoding family 16 glycosylhydrolase — MRAAGLFVALVLLSAPASAQSWNLVWAEEFDYVGAPDPDKWVHDLGAGGWGNQEAQYYTDRLDNARADGDHLIIEARAESFGGAAYTSARLKTRGKAAFRYGRVEARAQLPSGVGTWPAIWMMPEESVYGVWPASGEIDIMEHVGKDEGRVHASLHMGARNAPMGNNPTGSRLISDATSAFHVYAVEWSPREIRFYMDDELVNVQTPGTSEVGSYSDNGLGYEFWPFDQDFHILLNVAMGGQWGGPTIDDSALPTQMLVDYVRVYEPVGEIPESTLTASATTVNPGDTVNVSASSSDPNGQLESLTLLQSGVPIASATSSPLEISAVGVAEGCYSLTARGVDEAGWTGDSAPVEVTVGANCGQAPITMVPHAVPGTLEMELYDQGGNTIAYRELDQVNSGRGFRVDESVDIAPRSDTDGFYVGWIGSREWIEYSVRVEAGIYRIEAEVNGDGAFDLEIDGQAVASLAFQDAGVWTTAEAVNVDLPGGDVVMRFQPQATGFEIDRITFVNTGAVPEATLNLPLDGTQVPSGGEVQASATVSDVDGDLTQVEIRQGIARMESFSAPPYETTLSDLSDGCYSLNAHARDARGNRATSDPVSVQVGASCVSAPYRMRPEIIPGELRAAWFDLEDGHLDIDGTDALFRPETVDLAEDPDEGVYVTSTVAREWIRHTVTVRETGSAGQSFRLSARVRVPDAGSFQLRFDGVDVGDEQVLTPTGQAWETQDLGQIPLDPGTGKLQLRIRTGGFDIAWISLSPEGISSVDASVPELVRLGTPFPNPSREQVQVPLELGASALVLLEVFDLQGRRVVSGSPERLPAGMHQPGLDLPGLASGLYMMKVSVDGLAQFRTITLVR; from the coding sequence ATGAGAGCAGCTGGTCTTTTTGTAGCCCTTGTCCTTCTGAGCGCGCCGGCCTCCGCGCAGTCCTGGAATCTCGTTTGGGCGGAGGAATTCGACTACGTCGGCGCGCCCGATCCTGACAAGTGGGTGCATGATCTGGGAGCTGGTGGCTGGGGCAACCAGGAGGCGCAGTACTACACGGACCGTCTGGACAACGCCCGGGCCGACGGCGACCATCTGATCATCGAGGCGCGCGCCGAGTCGTTTGGCGGAGCTGCCTACACGTCGGCCCGTCTGAAGACCCGGGGCAAGGCCGCGTTTCGGTACGGTCGGGTAGAGGCACGGGCACAGTTGCCTTCCGGCGTGGGCACGTGGCCGGCCATCTGGATGATGCCCGAAGAGTCGGTCTACGGAGTGTGGCCGGCAAGTGGCGAAATCGACATCATGGAACATGTCGGCAAGGACGAAGGGCGGGTGCATGCTTCCCTGCACATGGGAGCCCGGAACGCGCCGATGGGCAACAATCCGACCGGCAGCCGACTGATCTCTGACGCTACCAGCGCATTCCACGTGTACGCGGTGGAATGGAGTCCGCGGGAGATCCGGTTCTACATGGACGATGAGCTGGTCAACGTGCAGACGCCGGGCACGTCGGAAGTCGGGAGCTACAGTGACAATGGCCTGGGCTACGAGTTCTGGCCCTTTGACCAGGATTTCCACATCCTTCTGAATGTGGCGATGGGTGGCCAGTGGGGAGGGCCGACCATCGACGACTCCGCCCTGCCGACGCAAATGCTCGTCGACTATGTGCGGGTGTACGAACCGGTCGGAGAGATCCCGGAGTCTACACTTACTGCGTCCGCCACGACGGTGAATCCCGGGGATACCGTCAATGTGTCCGCCAGCTCAAGCGATCCGAACGGCCAACTGGAGTCGCTCACGCTGCTGCAGTCAGGGGTGCCCATTGCCTCTGCCACGTCGTCGCCGCTTGAGATCTCCGCTGTCGGGGTCGCAGAGGGATGCTACTCGCTGACCGCGCGGGGAGTGGATGAAGCAGGCTGGACGGGTGACAGCGCGCCGGTTGAGGTGACGGTGGGCGCAAACTGCGGCCAGGCACCCATCACGATGGTTCCGCACGCCGTTCCCGGCACACTGGAAATGGAACTGTACGACCAGGGTGGCAACACCATTGCCTATCGCGAGCTGGACCAGGTCAATTCAGGGCGCGGATTTCGGGTTGACGAGAGTGTCGATATCGCGCCGCGCAGTGACACAGACGGCTTCTACGTGGGATGGATCGGCTCGCGCGAGTGGATCGAGTACTCGGTTCGCGTGGAGGCCGGCATCTACCGCATCGAGGCCGAAGTGAACGGGGATGGGGCCTTTGACCTCGAGATCGACGGGCAGGCGGTCGCGTCGCTGGCTTTCCAGGACGCGGGTGTTTGGACCACAGCGGAGGCGGTGAATGTGGATCTGCCCGGGGGCGATGTGGTGATGCGTTTTCAGCCGCAGGCGACCGGGTTCGAAATTGACCGGATTACCTTTGTGAACACGGGTGCGGTCCCGGAAGCGACGCTTAACCTGCCGCTCGACGGCACCCAGGTGCCCAGCGGGGGAGAGGTGCAGGCCTCAGCTACAGTCTCCGATGTCGATGGCGATCTGACGCAGGTTGAAATCCGGCAGGGCATCGCCCGAATGGAGAGTTTCTCGGCGCCGCCCTATGAGACGACCCTGAGCGATCTCTCGGATGGCTGCTATTCACTGAACGCCCACGCACGTGACGCGCGGGGGAACCGCGCGACCAGCGATCCTGTGTCGGTGCAGGTAGGAGCAAGCTGCGTGTCCGCTCCCTATCGCATGCGTCCCGAGATCATCCCTGGTGAACTGCGTGCGGCCTGGTTTGACCTTGAGGATGGGCACCTGGACATCGACGGGACGGATGCGCTGTTCCGTCCGGAGACTGTGGACCTTGCGGAAGACCCCGATGAGGGTGTGTACGTGACGTCCACCGTAGCCCGGGAGTGGATCCGCCACACGGTAACCGTCCGCGAGACGGGCTCGGCCGGCCAGTCCTTCCGCCTGTCCGCGCGGGTCCGTGTGCCTGACGCCGGCTCCTTCCAGCTGCGTTTCGACGGCGTGGACGTGGGCGATGAGCAGGTGCTGACGCCAACCGGTCAGGCCTGGGAAACGCAGGACCTCGGCCAGATACCGCTGGATCCCGGCACCGGGAAGTTGCAACTGCGGATCCGAACTGGCGGATTCGACATTGCCTGGATATCGCTGAGTCCAGAGGGAATCTCGTCGGTGGACGCGTCCGTGCCCGAGCTGGTCCGCCTCGGCACACCGTTCCCGAATCCTTCGCGAGAGCAGGTGCAGGTACCGCTTGAACTCGGCGCCTCGGCGCTCGTGCTCCTGGAGGTGTTCGATCTGCAGGGCCGTCGCGTAGTGTCCGGTTCACCGGAGCGGCTCCCGGCAGGGATGCATCAGCCAGGACTGGATCTTCCCGGGTTGGCGAGTGGCCTGTACATGATGAAGGTTTCGGTCGATGGGCTGGCGCAGTTCCGCACCATTACTCTGGTGCGCTAA
- a CDS encoding LacI family DNA-binding transcriptional regulator, translated as MPTTIRDVAKRAGVSISTVSRVLNNTAAVNEGKRERVMEAVRALDYVPNPAARSLLGQDTGGIGVLLPYVAGEYFSEFLTGMDYVAKDHGKFLLISTSHHETKEWQAAVRTVNRRVDGLLVMAPQRTPRQLNLDSWAPTVFVNTPVDPDTNAEFLNFDDHGGSAKAARHLVGLGHRHLAYVQGPEAAFDASERLRGFADTVRGAGGRLTVIKGGFEQRDGFRAAEAIGTMRDRPTAVGCANDYATLGLLSGLQQQGIAVPEDISLVGFDDLSPARFSNPALTTVNVPIRETGIRAIELVIRRALDGPTDRPVQEVIPLDLIVRASTAPPVKV; from the coding sequence ATGCCGACCACCATCAGGGATGTGGCCAAGCGGGCGGGGGTATCCATCTCCACGGTCTCCCGGGTGCTGAATAATACGGCCGCGGTCAATGAAGGCAAGCGCGAGCGGGTGATGGAGGCCGTGCGTGCTCTGGACTACGTGCCGAATCCGGCGGCGCGTTCGCTGCTGGGACAGGACACGGGTGGGATCGGCGTGCTGCTGCCCTATGTAGCCGGGGAATACTTCTCCGAGTTTCTCACAGGGATGGACTATGTGGCCAAGGACCACGGCAAGTTCCTGCTCATCTCAACCTCGCATCACGAGACCAAGGAGTGGCAGGCAGCCGTTCGAACGGTCAACCGTCGGGTGGACGGACTCCTTGTCATGGCTCCGCAGCGCACGCCGCGCCAGCTGAACCTGGACTCGTGGGCGCCCACCGTGTTCGTCAATACGCCGGTCGATCCCGACACCAATGCCGAGTTCCTGAATTTTGACGACCACGGCGGCAGCGCAAAAGCCGCGAGGCACCTGGTAGGGCTCGGCCACCGGCACCTGGCCTATGTACAGGGTCCGGAAGCAGCGTTCGATGCCTCCGAGCGGCTGCGTGGTTTCGCAGACACCGTGCGGGGAGCGGGCGGCCGGCTGACGGTGATCAAGGGTGGCTTCGAGCAGCGAGACGGATTCCGTGCGGCAGAAGCCATCGGGACCATGCGAGACCGGCCTACCGCGGTAGGCTGCGCCAATGACTACGCCACGCTCGGCTTGTTGTCGGGGCTACAGCAACAGGGGATCGCTGTGCCGGAGGACATCTCACTGGTCGGGTTCGACGATCTGTCTCCTGCGCGTTTCAGCAATCCCGCCCTGACCACCGTCAACGTTCCAATCCGGGAAACGGGGATCCGTGCCATCGAACTGGTGATCCGCAGAGCACTGGACGGGCCGACCGATCGTCCGGTGCAGGAGGTGATCCCACTTGACCTGATCGTGCGGGCCTCGACGGCACCGCCGGTCAAGGTCTGA
- a CDS encoding tetratricopeptide repeat protein has translation MRVLLLLLCIVAGTACGGAKVSRTPLPAEAQAWLDRAAEAESAGDFLLALVLADSAEARAQGHPTPLIFQAGVQLAMGRYAAADSLYALGLEADPSYPGAWLNRGNVAFTQRRFRTASNYYQREVRDEARVWHARGAALEQVGALDSASAAFQTAVDRDPLFAPARKSLAEFMERGGDIDGALREARAAFQMDSTASGLRLLLARLEARHGDAEQGVRLLEGITRAEPWNYTARFALGQALQRLGDGRAADVLEAADSVRAAAQPIERMEMNARDFPSVENLVRYAEGLRLAGRLSDALETYQQAVALDPGDFRLASNLATLYLQSGQTEEALARYQGIIRTFPQAPEPWINLALHFGRAGDLRQASRYLAGAEVRAPDHPAVVQMRALIPRGG, from the coding sequence ATGCGCGTATTGCTTCTCCTTCTTTGCATCGTGGCCGGCACCGCCTGTGGTGGCGCCAAGGTATCTCGCACTCCGTTGCCTGCGGAGGCCCAGGCCTGGCTGGACCGCGCGGCGGAGGCTGAGTCGGCGGGTGATTTTCTCCTGGCGCTGGTGCTGGCAGATTCGGCCGAGGCCCGGGCCCAGGGGCACCCGACCCCGCTCATTTTTCAGGCCGGCGTGCAGCTTGCCATGGGCCGATACGCGGCCGCAGACAGCCTGTATGCGCTGGGGCTCGAGGCCGATCCTTCCTACCCGGGCGCGTGGCTGAATCGCGGCAATGTGGCATTCACGCAGCGGCGCTTTCGCACGGCATCGAACTACTATCAGCGAGAGGTGCGCGATGAGGCCCGCGTCTGGCACGCGCGCGGTGCGGCGCTGGAGCAGGTCGGCGCGCTGGATAGCGCCAGCGCGGCCTTTCAGACCGCGGTTGACAGAGACCCCCTCTTTGCGCCGGCCCGGAAGAGCCTTGCCGAGTTCATGGAGCGTGGTGGAGATATCGACGGAGCTCTCCGCGAAGCCCGCGCGGCGTTTCAGATGGACTCTACGGCATCCGGATTGAGGCTCCTGCTGGCTCGTCTGGAGGCCAGGCACGGCGATGCCGAGCAAGGCGTGCGCCTGCTTGAAGGGATTACCCGGGCCGAACCGTGGAATTACACCGCCCGGTTCGCGCTGGGCCAAGCCCTTCAGAGATTGGGCGATGGGCGGGCTGCCGATGTTCTGGAAGCAGCGGACTCCGTGCGCGCTGCCGCGCAGCCCATCGAACGCATGGAAATGAACGCCAGAGACTTCCCGAGCGTCGAGAATCTGGTTCGGTATGCGGAAGGGCTGCGTCTGGCCGGCCGGCTCAGTGATGCCCTGGAAACGTATCAGCAGGCCGTAGCGCTGGATCCGGGAGATTTCCGTCTGGCAAGCAATCTGGCAACCCTGTACCTGCAGTCCGGGCAGACCGAGGAAGCGTTGGCCCGCTATCAGGGCATCATTCGCACATTCCCTCAGGCTCCGGAGCCGTGGATCAACCTGGCCCTGCACTTTGGGCGGGCAGGGGATCTGAGACAGGCCAGCCGGTATCTGGCGGGCGCGGAGGTCAGGGCTCCCGACCACCCGGCCGTGGTGCAGATGCGGGCGCTGATTCCGCGCGGGGGATAG
- a CDS encoding Rrf2 family transcriptional regulator, whose translation MFSSAAQYAVRATAYLGSLEQDGFVPARSIAGELNIPPTFLSKVLRQLVDAGILSAYRGPTGGVRLARPASQVSVRQIVEAIDGDALFTECILGLPGCGNRKPCPMHEAWAVHRSALAEEFERQTVDTLSTAYTLGDLRLGP comes from the coding sequence GTGTTTTCCTCCGCAGCTCAATACGCCGTTCGAGCCACCGCCTACCTCGGCTCCCTGGAACAGGACGGCTTCGTGCCCGCCCGGTCTATTGCGGGCGAACTGAACATACCGCCGACGTTTCTCTCGAAGGTGCTGCGACAGCTGGTCGATGCGGGCATCCTGTCCGCCTATCGCGGGCCCACAGGAGGCGTTCGGTTGGCCCGACCCGCGTCACAGGTGTCTGTGCGACAGATCGTGGAGGCGATCGACGGGGACGCCCTGTTCACCGAGTGCATCCTTGGACTGCCAGGCTGCGGCAATCGTAAGCCGTGCCCCATGCATGAGGCCTGGGCGGTGCATCGTTCGGCGCTGGCGGAGGAGTTTGAGCGGCAAACGGTCGATACGCTGTCGACTGCGTATACCCTGGGCGATCTGCGTCTGGGCCCCTGA
- a CDS encoding ABC transporter permease subunit, which produces MNGTLRTIIAYQFRDALKSRWMLHHTLIYFVAAEALVLMAGSGERAMASLVNVVLLLVPLGALVFGAMHLYSIRDFLKLLLTQPMDRGTLFTGVYLGLALPESVGLALALGAPFLLHGFLSTEVLAQLGQLILLAVALTWIFTALALLIATHVADRVRCVGTALAVWLLMSVAYDGLILVAVEALSRYPLEKPLLALMLLNPVDLSRVLLMLALEAEALMGYTGAVFSRYLGGFQGLALAGFSLLVWLSVPFMLTRRAFARHDF; this is translated from the coding sequence ATGAACGGCACCCTTCGAACCATCATCGCATACCAGTTTCGCGACGCCCTCAAGAGCCGTTGGATGCTGCACCACACCCTGATTTACTTCGTGGCCGCCGAAGCCCTGGTGCTCATGGCAGGAAGTGGGGAAAGGGCGATGGCGTCGCTGGTAAATGTGGTGCTCCTGCTGGTCCCGCTCGGGGCCCTCGTATTCGGCGCCATGCACCTCTACAGCATTCGGGACTTCCTGAAACTGCTGCTCACACAACCGATGGATCGCGGTACGCTGTTTACAGGAGTGTACCTGGGCCTGGCACTTCCCGAATCCGTCGGGCTCGCATTGGCGTTGGGCGCGCCGTTTCTGCTGCATGGCTTTCTGTCGACCGAAGTACTGGCCCAGCTTGGCCAACTGATTCTGCTGGCGGTGGCTCTGACATGGATCTTCACGGCACTCGCTCTGCTCATCGCCACGCATGTCGCCGACCGGGTGCGCTGCGTGGGCACAGCGCTTGCCGTCTGGCTGTTGATGTCCGTCGCCTATGACGGTCTGATCCTGGTGGCCGTAGAAGCGCTGTCCCGCTATCCGCTGGAGAAGCCGCTCCTGGCTCTGATGCTGCTCAATCCCGTGGATCTGAGCCGGGTGCTGCTCATGCTGGCCCTCGAGGCAGAAGCGCTCATGGGCTATACCGGAGCGGTGTTCAGTCGCTACCTCGGCGGGTTCCAGGGGCTCGCGCTGGCCGGTTTCTCGCTGCTGGTGTGGCTGAGCGTGCCGTTCATGCTGACTCGGCGGGCGTTTGCCCGGCACGACTTCTGA
- a CDS encoding ABC transporter ATP-binding protein, whose translation MRVVQDQSPPLALEGVEKAFGPLRVIRGVDVTFCSGESVAIIGPNGAGKTTLIKIVLGLVGADAGEVEVFGESVHGAHAYRRYIGYMPQSPAFPEGLTGRELIELVRSFRPGVESVEADLIRRFALGEDLDKPASTLSGGTRQKLSAVLAFMFEPPVLILDEPTAGLDPVASASLKDYVRQRVQAGTTVLLTSHVMADLEELCSRVVFLMDGRIQFDGTLEGLQAKTGESRLERAIAQLLTREVA comes from the coding sequence ATGAGAGTCGTTCAAGATCAGAGCCCACCGCTTGCCCTGGAAGGCGTCGAGAAGGCCTTTGGTCCGTTGCGGGTAATCCGTGGCGTGGATGTGACGTTTTGCTCAGGTGAGTCCGTGGCCATCATCGGTCCGAACGGCGCCGGCAAGACGACGCTGATCAAGATCGTGCTGGGGCTGGTGGGCGCGGACGCGGGCGAGGTTGAGGTGTTCGGCGAGTCTGTGCATGGAGCCCACGCGTATCGCCGGTATATCGGCTACATGCCGCAGTCGCCTGCATTTCCCGAGGGTCTGACCGGTCGAGAGCTCATTGAACTCGTCCGTTCGTTCCGGCCCGGAGTGGAAAGTGTGGAAGCGGACCTGATTCGCCGTTTCGCTCTGGGAGAGGACCTTGACAAACCAGCGTCGACCCTGTCCGGTGGCACCCGACAGAAGCTCAGCGCCGTGCTGGCCTTCATGTTTGAGCCGCCGGTGCTGATTCTGGACGAGCCGACTGCGGGGCTGGATCCGGTCGCCTCGGCCAGCCTGAAGGACTATGTGCGGCAACGCGTGCAGGCCGGGACCACGGTGCTGCTTACCTCTCACGTGATGGCCGATCTGGAGGAGCTGTGCTCTCGCGTGGTGTTCCTCATGGACGGTCGTATCCAGTTCGACGGAACGCTCGAAGGCCTGCAGGCCAAGACCGGCGAGTCCCGGCTGGAGCGTGCCATCGCCCAACTCCTGACCCGTGAAGTGGCATGA
- a CDS encoding nitrous oxide reductase family maturation protein NosD produces MLRVLAIALLLAGSPGPAQAPERASAAPQLPQAQAVQAPERADAAHLLQTRAVQAGLSLAARVAAAAPGDTLRVAAGTYMPGTMRIARPLTLIGQDWPVIDGQGEHGLLEITADNVTVKGFVFTNTGTTFMEDRAAVKFTDSSECEVARNRFENTFFGVYLARASNCTVSHNVFTGTPDREVNGGNAVHAWYSDSLTVVGNRISGHRDGIYLEFTTDGHVESNTSSDNLRYGLHFMFSDRCAYVGNEFERNGAGVAVMYADQVRMERNRFRQSWGPSAFGLLLKEIKGGSLIANTFEANSVALHVESTDRMEVTGNHFTRNGWAVRVMADAQDNVFNQNVFLGNTFDVSTNGRKTRGSSFHQNYWDRYRGYDLDRDGWGDQPFYPVKLYAVLVERQEPALVLLGSAFVSLLDAMERALPLLTPVGIVDESPAMNPTEQP; encoded by the coding sequence ATGCTGCGCGTGCTGGCCATAGCGCTGCTTCTGGCAGGATCTCCGGGGCCCGCGCAGGCTCCCGAACGGGCGAGCGCGGCGCCCCAACTGCCGCAGGCCCAGGCGGTCCAGGCTCCTGAACGGGCCGACGCGGCCCACCTGCTGCAGACCCGCGCAGTCCAGGCCGGCCTCTCGCTCGCCGCACGCGTCGCCGCCGCCGCACCGGGAGACACCCTGCGCGTCGCAGCCGGGACCTACATGCCGGGCACCATGCGCATCGCCCGTCCACTGACCCTGATCGGACAGGACTGGCCGGTAATCGATGGGCAGGGCGAGCACGGTCTGCTTGAAATCACAGCCGACAACGTGACAGTGAAGGGCTTCGTGTTCACCAACACCGGCACCACATTCATGGAAGATCGTGCCGCCGTCAAGTTCACCGACTCGTCCGAGTGTGAGGTAGCCCGCAACCGTTTCGAGAACACTTTCTTCGGTGTGTACCTGGCGCGTGCGTCAAACTGCACGGTGTCACACAACGTGTTCACGGGCACGCCGGATCGAGAGGTCAACGGCGGCAACGCCGTGCACGCGTGGTATTCGGACTCGCTGACCGTAGTCGGCAACCGCATCTCCGGCCACCGGGACGGCATCTACCTCGAGTTCACCACGGACGGTCACGTGGAGAGCAACACCTCGTCCGACAACCTGCGATACGGCCTCCACTTCATGTTCTCGGATCGCTGCGCCTACGTCGGCAACGAATTCGAGCGCAACGGAGCGGGCGTCGCCGTCATGTATGCGGATCAGGTGCGCATGGAGCGTAACCGTTTCAGGCAGTCCTGGGGACCTTCCGCCTTCGGGCTCCTGCTGAAGGAGATCAAGGGCGGAAGCCTGATCGCCAACACGTTCGAAGCGAACTCCGTTGCGCTTCACGTAGAAAGCACGGATCGCATGGAAGTGACGGGGAATCACTTCACGCGCAATGGCTGGGCAGTGCGCGTGATGGCCGATGCGCAGGACAACGTATTCAACCAAAACGTCTTCCTCGGCAACACCTTCGACGTCTCCACGAACGGCCGCAAGACCAGGGGAAGCAGCTTCCACCAGAACTACTGGGACCGGTACCGCGGCTACGACCTGGACCGCGACGGCTGGGGGGACCAGCCGTTCTACCCGGTCAAACTCTACGCCGTGCTGGTCGAGCGCCAGGAACCGGCCCTGGTGCTCCTTGGAAGCGCGTTCGTGTCTTTGCTGGACGCGATGGAACGCGCGTTGCCGCTTCTGACGCCTGTGGGCATTGTCGACGAATCGCCCGCCATGAATCCGACAGAGCAGCCATGA
- a CDS encoding nitrous oxide reductase accessory protein NosL: MTKRARITLALASLLLLVMYAAPLWNITLEAPQYPEGLGLKIMLTDVQGQKPHDLSNINNLNHYIGMKRIEPDAIPELRIMPWIVAFLIVSGLAVAAVGKRSLLYTWCGVFLLVALAGLADFWLWAYDYGHNLDTEHAAIKVPGMTYQPPIIGSKKLLNFTAHSWPALGGWAAFISLGVGMSLAWQSWRSERTTRVAGRLGGAVAAGFALLVTGCGQPGPEPFVFGQDTDAFCRMTISEPVFASQLVTSTGKVYKFDSVECMVGYVHAGRADDVAQLWVTDSARPGQLIPAEEAFFVQSSAIRSPMGGGLMAVSDEVAALALATERDGSVLSWGELTPAVAEHIH, from the coding sequence ATGACGAAGCGTGCCCGAATCACCCTTGCACTGGCCAGCCTGCTGCTGCTGGTCATGTACGCCGCGCCTCTGTGGAATATCACGCTGGAGGCGCCGCAGTACCCCGAGGGTCTGGGCCTGAAAATCATGCTGACGGACGTGCAGGGGCAGAAGCCGCACGACCTCAGCAACATCAATAACCTGAATCACTATATCGGCATGAAGCGCATCGAGCCGGACGCCATTCCGGAGCTGCGCATCATGCCCTGGATCGTTGCGTTTCTGATCGTGTCCGGGTTGGCTGTGGCGGCCGTGGGCAAACGATCCCTGCTGTACACCTGGTGCGGGGTGTTCCTCCTGGTGGCGCTCGCCGGGCTCGCCGATTTCTGGTTGTGGGCCTACGACTACGGTCACAATCTGGACACCGAACATGCGGCCATCAAGGTGCCGGGCATGACGTACCAGCCGCCGATTATCGGCAGCAAGAAGCTGCTGAACTTCACGGCCCACTCGTGGCCGGCGCTGGGGGGTTGGGCGGCGTTTATTTCGCTGGGCGTTGGCATGTCGCTGGCCTGGCAGAGCTGGCGCTCCGAGCGCACGACGCGGGTGGCCGGACGTTTGGGGGGCGCGGTAGCTGCGGGTTTCGCCCTTCTGGTAACCGGATGCGGTCAGCCCGGTCCCGAGCCCTTTGTCTTCGGCCAGGACACCGATGCCTTCTGCCGCATGACCATCAGCGAACCGGTCTTTGCCTCGCAGCTCGTCACGAGCACCGGCAAGGTCTACAAATTCGATTCCGTTGAGTGCATGGTGGGTTACGTGCACGCAGGGCGGGCCGACGATGTCGCGCAATTGTGGGTGACGGATTCGGCCCGCCCGGGCCAGCTGATTCCGGCCGAAGAGGCGTTTTTTGTGCAGTCGTCGGCCATCCGCAGCCCGATGGGGGGCGGCCTCATGGCCGTGTCGGATGAGGTCGCGGCTCTGGCGCTGGCCACGGAACGCGATGGCAGTGTGCTGTCGTGGGGCGAATTGACGCCGGCCGTTGCGGAACACATACACTGA